Below is a window of Indicator indicator isolate 239-I01 chromosome 9, UM_Iind_1.1, whole genome shotgun sequence DNA.
TACTattttagagtcatagaacatCCTAACTCCCTAGAAAATGGCAGCCTTCATGTGATTGTGAAAATCAGTACTTGGAATTTGGCTCTGTTGGAGGATGCACCCTGACAAACTTGGGGTACAAGTCATTTGTACTTTGCCCAACCTGATTGTTAGCTGCTACCCTTCTGTGTTGCAATTTGGTGCCTTGTTGAACCAGTGGGATGGGGGTGTTTGGGCTGAGTGCTGGGATCTAATGGGTGTAAAAATGAGGGGGGCCTGTAGGTCTTAAGAGTTGAAAATGTCATGCCTGTTATTCCAGCTGTACATAAGTGTATCCTTAGATACTGATTTGAGAAGCTGGTGGTGGTTTGATCTGGTGAGAAGGAACATTATCAAGATAGGATTTTTGGAGGGAGGAGGTCTTGGGCTGGGAATTCTGGGCACTGTCTGACTATGTTGTTTCTCCTGAAAACTCATGCTGCAGAGGCCATCAACTGCTTAAATGCAGCTATCGATATCTACACCGACATGGTaagaagctgtgctgggggctcgTGGAGCAAGATGCTTCGTGAGAGCTGCAGCTAGGGAAATGCCATCTgtgtgctgggcagagggggagcCCCCTCTGACGTGCAGCCTCTGCCTTCTCTAGGGGCGATTCACCATCGCTGCCAAGCACCACATCACCATTGCAGAGATCTACGAGGCTGAGCTGGTGGACATTGAGAAGGTGAGgatgctgcaggtgctgcattttcttccccagccagagcagtaCCAAAATGCACTCTACTGAGAAAACCTGCTTTATGTAGGTCCCAAGTCACCCCTAATTTGAGGTTAATGATGATTTTCCCAGCATGGGTCTCTTGTGGGGTAATCCTCACTGTTTTGTGTGCACCTTTACTGAGCAATGAcatggcagggctggtgggaaTCCCCCATTGGGAAACCTTCTttcctgaatcatagaatggttttggttggaagagacctatcaaatcaagtccaaccaagtaTCTGTCACTTCAGGTCAtgactaaaccatgcccctcagcaccacatctacacagcttttcaatccctcaagggacagtgactctaccgctgccctgggcagcctgttccagggcttgataaTCCTCTTGGAGAAGGAATTGtgccttatgtccaacctaaacctctcctgatgcaacttgaggccttttcttcttttcctatcACTTTCTTtggagaccagcccccacctcactacctcttttcagggagttgtagagaatgagaggatctcccctgagcctcccagttccctcagctgctcttggaAGACTAGTGCTTTACCAGATTTGTGGTGTTTCACATCTGTTTCAATTTGGGAAAGTCTGTAactttattttctctattttatAGTTTTATTCTCTGATGGACCCAAAGAAAGCTGCTGTTATTTGCAGTTCACACTTCTCCATCAACCCTTTCATTCCCATAAGCCCCGAGCAGgaatcctgcagcagctcaagtGGCTGCAAATCTTTGGACCACTTTGCAAGTCCGTGGTCCAATTTCCAAGGGCAGCCTCATGTTTTGAGTTCACAGGGAATGTGTGCCTTGCTCCACCAGAAACCCCATGGAATGGACAGGCTCTTGTGACTGTGGTCACTGTACACTGCTCTGGAGATAATGTGGCTCTGTGCCATGGCATTCAAACACGATGTTTCTGTCCCCAGGCGATCGCGCACTATGAGCAGGCTGCAGACTATTACAAAGGAGAGGAGTCCAACAGGCAAGTGTCTTTGTAAAAGAGTTGCCACAGAGAAGGACTGGGAATGGGGGTTTTATCCCTGGCTTGCATGCCTTGCCTGTTGGGCTCTTTTAAAACATGGGATGCCCCAGTTCTACTTCGATCTCAGTTCAAGAGTCTCATCCTGAACTCAGCTTATCTGCTTCGGGGTGCAGAGAAAGCACAGAGGGATTGAACACTTTGTGATGCCAGATCTGTGCTGAGATGAAGGTCTTTGTGTCTGTGTATTTCAGTTTGGGTTGCTAAAAAAACCCTCCCCTCATGGCATTTGGGCCCAGCTTTATCTACACTAAGTAATACAGGTAGTGCTTGGAGATAGCAgggcatggattttttttcttttccgcAGGACacaattaattaatttaatgcTATAATTGATTGTAGCTCAGCCAACAAGTGTCTGCTGAAGGTGGCTGCCTACGCCGCACAGCTGGAGCAATACCAGAAAGCGATAGAAATCTATGAGCAGGTGAGGAGTGTGCTTCATCTGACGGGGCAAAAACTGTTTGGAGATGAAAACTGGGTTGTTGTGTCTGTGTCATAAAACTACTGTAGCCTGGAAGCTCCTCATCTTACTTTGGGGTGAATTACGCTTTTTATGAGACATGGCTCTCTCTTTGGCTTTGAAGAGTTGGCTTAACTTACCAAAGGCATTTCTTCCCCCTGATTTCTGTTGatcctacagaaaagctgggggcaggaaaTCTAAAATTACACTTTTGATCATATATACAAGTATATTTGGCAGAAAAATTTCCTCCAAAATTTTGTAAACTTAATTCTTCTGCTTTTATGCCAGATATTTACCTGGGAATACCAGGTAGAAATAGCTTTTGTGCTTCTGAGGGGATAATACTGTGGCAGGTTTCACTTCTTAATGAtatgcttttcttctccaactcttatttatctttttattaaTTCTTTTGATCTGTTGTTTTTGTTCCTAGGTCGGAACAAACACAATGGATAATCCTTTGCTCAAGTACAGCGCCAAAGAGTATTTCTTCAAAGCCGCTCTGTGCCACTTCATTGTGGATGAGCTGAACGCGAAGGTCAGTCAGTGGGCTCGGCGTCGTTACCCTAgactttccttgtccctcttaaTCAGCCTTGCCTGGGTGAAATATGTTCTTGTGTGCATGGGGTTTGTGTGGTGTTGTTGGATGGACTGATGTTAAATTTGGTTTATGGTGAACTCTTGCTTTTTAGGTTTACTGGGAATAACTTTCCCAAGCTCTCTGTGCAGTTTCAGGGCTAGACGTCAAAACTGAATAGAAAAGTGTGGAACACTTCTTAAGAGCTGTCTTCTCTTTCAGCTTGCACTTGAGAagtatgaagaaatgtttccagcTTTCACAGACTCCCGGGAGTGCAAGTTATTGAAAGTGAGAAAAGCTGTATGAAAATAATCACATGCTGCCCTTTAATTTGTGCTTTTTCACCTTGCTGTAGATGTGGTTATTTACTCAAATGTTGTAGAGGACATCAGACCTACTTTGCATTGAATTTGTACTAGAAGCAGCTGCAGTAGAACAATAATCGTGGTTCTAGCTGACTTAAATCCCTTCAAACTATTTCTACATTCGCGGTGGGTGGTTTAAATCAGTTGCTGGAGATGTGGGTGCCCTGCAAGGTGGGTGCAGGGGTCCCCTTTCTCCTGGGGACAAGGTACCCTGTGGGAACATACAGTAATGGAGCGTTTTCTAACTTTTAACTGTGTTTAGAAACTGCTGGAAGCCCATGAGGAGCAGAACAGTGAGGCATACACTGAAGCAGTAAGTAGCCATGTGGATGATAGGTTGTtacatttttatctctttttggGATGTGTGTGCTGTTAAATCTTCAGTAACTTGAGTGCTGCCATTTGAGCGCAGTGGGCCAAATCACTTGCATGTCACTGCTTAATGCCAAAGAGTACTCAGGacagctgtgccagagcagagctgctccagcctgtgcTCTGGCAGGTCCCATACTTGATACTCTTGCTAGTTTAGCAGCCAGAGTTTAGTAAAGATACTGTCTgggtctgctcctgctgctttcagtgTTTGACAGTGGCTTGAAGTGCACTGATTGGTTTTGGATTTTATTCTGTTCACTTCTAATCTAGTCTGGttttattctattccattccattctcctcacttttctctctcccctctcctcctctcttcctttctaaTTCCATTCTGTTTCATTCTATGCTATTTTAATCtcttccattttattttccatttattttgtttttggaTAGGTTAAGGAATTTGACTCGATATCGCGGCTGGACCAGTGGCTCACAACCATGTTGCTTCGCATTAAGAAGTCAATCCAGGGTGAAGGGGATGGGGATCTGAAGTGAGGCATGGGTGGTATTCATGGCATGCAGCCCAAGTAACCCATTCTGTGTCACAGCCAAGGACCACTGTGGGATACCCCATCCAATAGCTCGCTTTAGTTTGTTGCTTACACACCCAGTGACTTGTGTGTTTCTTTAGTGCCCTGCTCTTTGTTGTGACAACGTGGGTAGCTGAGCCGCAATGCTCTGGGTAGCACTGGCAGGTCTTTCTGAGGTGGAAGCAGCACATCTGGCAGAAACCTTGGTTTCCTTTGCTGATGAACCTGAAGTCTGCACTTGCAGCGGCTGTCCAAGTCAGATTGGTTTCAGCTGTGGCGAGCAGCCCTTGGTACTGCTGTTGTCTATTTGATCTAAATATAAATCACAGGggtcttctctctttcctcagaTCTATTTTTCCACATTATTTTCTGGTGCAT
It encodes the following:
- the NAPB gene encoding beta-soluble NSF attachment protein isoform X2, which translates into the protein MDSTGKEREAVQLMAEAEKRVKGSHSFLRGLFGGNTRVEEACEMYTRAANMFKIAKNWSAAGNAFCQAAKLHMQLQSKHDSATSFVDAGNAYKKADPQEAINCLNAAIDIYTDMGRFTIAAKHHITIAEIYEAELVDIEKAIAHYEQAADYYKGEESNSSANKCLLKVAAYAAQLEQYQKAIEIYEQVGTNTMDNPLLKYSAKEYFFKAALCHFIVDELNAKLALEKYEEMFPAFTDSRECKLLKKLLEAHEEQNSEAYTEAVKEFDSISRLDQWLTTMLLRIKKSIQGEGDGDLK
- the NAPB gene encoding beta-soluble NSF attachment protein isoform X4, producing the protein MTPPPASWMLGMPTKKQTRKGRFTIAAKHHITIAEIYEAELVDIEKAIAHYEQAADYYKGEESNSSANKCLLKVAAYAAQLEQYQKAIEIYEQVGTNTMDNPLLKYSAKEYFFKAALCHFIVDELNAKLALEKYEEMFPAFTDSRECKLLKKLLEAHEEQNSEAYTEAVKEFDSISRLDQWLTTMLLRIKKSIQGEGDGDLK
- the NAPB gene encoding beta-soluble NSF attachment protein isoform X3 encodes the protein MDSTGKEREAVQLMAEAEKRVKGSHSFLRGLFGGNTRVEEACEMYTRAANMFKIAKNWSEAINCLNAAIDIYTDMGRFTIAAKHHITIAEIYEAELVDIEKAIAHYEQAADYYKGEESNSSANKCLLKVAAYAAQLEQYQKAIEIYEQVGTNTMDNPLLKYSAKEYFFKAALCHFIVDELNAKLALEKYEEMFPAFTDSRECKLLKKLLEAHEEQNSEAYTEAVKEFDSISRLDQWLTTMLLRIKKSIQGEGDGDLK
- the NAPB gene encoding beta-soluble NSF attachment protein isoform X1; the encoded protein is MDSTGKEREAVQLMAEAEKRVKGSHSFLRGLFGGNTRVEEACEMYTRAANMFKIAKNWSGEYNSSEAAGNAFCQAAKLHMQLQSKHDSATSFVDAGNAYKKADPQEAINCLNAAIDIYTDMGRFTIAAKHHITIAEIYEAELVDIEKAIAHYEQAADYYKGEESNSSANKCLLKVAAYAAQLEQYQKAIEIYEQVGTNTMDNPLLKYSAKEYFFKAALCHFIVDELNAKLALEKYEEMFPAFTDSRECKLLKKLLEAHEEQNSEAYTEAVKEFDSISRLDQWLTTMLLRIKKSIQGEGDGDLK